GGGCGGTCTCAAGAAGTCGACGATCTGGCTGGCGCTCGCCGCCGTGCTCGGCGCAGCCCTCGTGCTCGTGAGCCCGGTCGGGATGACGGGGCACTACATCGTTCTCGCGCTCGCGGTCATCGTCGGTTTCTACGTCATCACGAACGTCACCCACGCCCTCCACACGCCCCTTATGAGCGTGACGAACGCGATCTCCGGCATCATCATCGTCGGCGCGATCATCCTCATCGGCTCAGGCAGCTGGGTCGTGACGATCTTCAGCTTCATCGCGATCGTCATCTCGTCCATCAACATCTTCGGCGGTTTCGCCGTCACTCACCGCATGCTCGGCATGTTCAGGAGGGCATGACATGGATGCTCAGAATTTCGTTGTACTCGCCTATCTGGTCGCCGCGCTCTTCTTCATCAACGCGCTGCGCGGGCTGTCCAAGTACGAGACCGCCCAGTCGGGCAATACGTCGGGTGCGATCGGCATGGGCATCGCCCTCGTCGCGACCATCTGGCTCGCCCTCGACTCCGATCCGGCGCGCGGCGTCGCCATCACCCTTATCCTCATCCTCGCGGCGCTCGCGATCGGGGCCGTCGTCGGCCTGCGCGTGGCGAAGAAGGTCGAGATGACGGAGATGCCGCAGCTCATCGCGCTGCTGCACTCGTTCGTCGGTCTCGCCGCCGTCCTCGTCGGCTTCAACACGTTCATCACCTCTGCGGGCGAGAGCGGCCCGGGCCACGCCTTCCACATGGGCGAGATCTTCCTCGGCATCTTCATCGGCGCCGTCACCTTCACCGGCTCGATCATCGCCTACCTCAAGCTGTCGGCGAAGATGAAGTCGTCCGCCCTCACCCTGCCGGGACGCAACCTGCTCAACCTTGCAGCCGTCCTCGTCTCGGTCGGCCTCATGGTGTGGTTCATGAACACCGCGACCCTCGGCGAGGGCCTTGTGCCCCTCATCATCATGACGGTCATCGCCCTCGGCCTCGGCCTGCACCTCGTCGCAGCCATCGGCGGCGGCGACATGCCGGTCGTTGTCTCCATGCTCAACTCCTACTCGGGTTGGGCCGCGGCCGCCGCCGGCTTCATGCTGTCGAATGACCTCCTCATCATCACCGGCGCCCTCGTCGGCTCCTCCGGTGCGTTCCTGTCCTACATCATGTGTAAGGCGATGAACCGCTCCTTCATCTCCGTCATCCTCGGCGGATTCGGCCAGCCCACCGCGGCGGCCGCGGAGCGGGACTACGGCACCCACACGGAGACCACGGCGGATGAGGTCGCGTCGATGCTGGCGAACGCCAAGAAGGTCGTCATCACCCCCGGCTACGGCATGGCAGTCGCCCAGGCCCAGTACCCGGTCGCGGACATGACGAAGCGACTGCGCGAGTCCGGCGTCGATGTCACCTTCGGCATCCACCCCGTCGCCGGCCGCCTTCCGGGCCACATGAACGTCCTCCTCGCCGAGGCGAAGGTCCCCTACGACGTCGTCTACGAGCTCGACGAGATCAACGAGGAGTTCTCCGATGTCGACGTCGTCCTCGTCATCGGCGCCAACGACACGGTCAACCCCGCCGCTGAGGAGCCCGGCTCGCCCATCGAGGGCATGCCCGTCCTCAAGGTGTGGGAGGCGAAGAACGTCATCGTGTTCAAGCGATCCATGGGCAACGCCGGCTATGCCGGTGTCGAGAACCCGCTCTTCTTCGCCGAGAACACCCAGATGCTGCTCGGCGATGCGAAGGCATCGGTCGACTCGATCAACGCAGAGCTGACCGTCTCAGCGACCAGCTGACTGTCGGCACTCGACGACGACACGTGGGGCGCCTCGAACGAGGCGCCCCATTGCTGTCGGTATCCGAGTTCCTCTTCCACCCAGCGGGCGCGCACTGACCGGGGCAGGAGATCGCGCATGGATCCCGTCAGGGCAGGAGATCGAAGTCCGTGACGTCCGCATAATCGCTTGGATGGCGCTCCACGGCGTGGACGTTCGCCACGAGAGCCGCAGGCGGACCCGAGGAGCACCAATCGAGCATCTGGGCGACGGCCGAATCGTCGCCGATGATGAGCGCACGCACGGTTCCATCGCGGGCGTTGCGCACCCATCCGCGAAGCCCGAGCTCTCGCGCTCGCCTGACCGCAGCGAATCTGTACCCGACCCCCTGGACGCGTCCGGTGATGGTGGCCTCTGCCGCTCTCATGCGCCCCACCTCCCTCCCGCTCGACACAGACACTATCGCGCCGCCGACGCGTCCGCATTGATCCCTCCGAGATCATCCACGGCGGGAGGTCTGCCTGCGAGCCCTCTCGCGGCAGGTCACCTCCACTCTCGACAGCGGCCGGGACGGGCGATAGATTCCGAAGAGAGGTCGAGGAGGGGCGATGAGCGAGCGGCACCGCGTGATCGAGGCGATGACAAGGCGTGATCGGACGCGCTTCCTACCCGAGCATGCCAGACGGTCTGCAGGGCTCGATTACCCGATCAGCATCGGCCATGGCCAGACGAATTCCCAGCCCTCGACCGTCGCGGACATGATGGTGCTCCTCGACGTGAGGCCGGGCCACCACGTGCTCGACGTGGGGTCGGGGTCGGGATGGTCGACGGCCATCCTCGGTGACCTCGTCGGCCCCACGGGCACGGTGACGGGGACAGAGATCGTCCCCCAGCTCGTGGAACGCGCCCGGAGCGTACTCGCCGAGGAGAGCATGCCGTGGGTGACGATCCACGATGCCGACCCGGAGGGTCTGGGATGGCCGGAGCTCGCCCCCTACGATCGGATCCTCGTCTCAGCCGAGGCGGCACGCCTTCCGATGGCGCTCGTCGATCAGCTCGCCGTCGGCGGCATCATGGTCATTCCCGTCGCCGGGACGATGCTGCGGATCGTCAGGCGGACGGACGGCCCACAGGTGACAGAGCACGGGCTCTACCGCTTCGTGCCCCTCATTGGATCCTGACGCCTGCGGACCTCTCGCCAGAGCAGGATCGAGACGACGAGGACAAGGGTGATGGCGATGATCATGGGCGCGATTCCCCACGTCGTGGGGGTGATGAAGCCGGTGAGGAGGACTCCCCCGGCCCACCACGCCAGATCTGCCCGCGACGCACCTCTGGAGGCGGCAGCTGCTCCTGCGAGCGAGAAGAGGACGGCGATGAAGAGCACGGGCGGAAAACCCGCCTGGATCGCCACAATGATTCCCACGATCGAATACCCGACCGCCGTGATCGCACCGGCCCAGTAGAGGCGACGAATGTTCTCCATGCGCTGACAATCTCATAGTTTCCTGGAAGTGCTGGCACAATCGAGGCGTGAGCGATATTGCATCTGGAGATATGGGGCCCTGGCTGTCGCCTGAGGAGCTCGAGTTCGTGCGGCGTCGCGTGCCGTTGGTCTACGTCGACATCGTCCCGATCCGCACGGACGAGGTCGGCAGGCTCGAGTCGATCGGGCTTCTTCTCGAAGCCCAGAACGATGGCATCTCGCGCGCACTCGTCTCGGGTCGAGTGCTCTACCACGAGTCGATCCGCGAGGCGATCGCCCGGCACCTGGAGAAGGATCTCGGGCCGATGTCGCTGCCGCAGCTGCCCTCGACGATCACACCCTTCACGGTGGCGGAGTACTTCCCCACCCCGGGCTCCGACAAGTTCGATGAGCGCCACCATGCCGTCTCCATGTGCTACATCGTGCCGGTCATGGGCGAATGCGATCCCGCGGCGGACACCCTCGACGTCACGTGGTTCTCGCCGGGTGATGTCCGCACCCCTGAGCTGCAGGCGGAGATGAATGAGTCTCATGCCCAGATCCTCCGGCAGGCCCTCGCGCACATGAGCGCGCTCTGAATGAGAGCCTTTCTCGCCGATCTCGCCCTGACGGCAGCCTTCGTCGCTGTCGGCCTCGCCTCGCACGACGGCGCGTTGGCCGACTACCCGCTCACGGCCCTGCCCTTCATCATCGCCCTCGTCGCGGCGTGGGCGATTCCCCGTGTGTGGCGGGAGCCCGCCTCGCTGGCCTCGGGGGCGATCGTCTGGTCGGTGACAACGGCCGGCGGGCTCGGCCTGCGTGCGCTCATGGGTGACGGACTCTCCGGAGCGTTCCCGATCGTCACAGCGCTTGTTCTCGCAACCCTGCTCCTCGGCTGGCGGATCGCCGCGCGTGTGGTCGAACGGCACTCCACGGGTGACCCGCATTCTCACCAGGGAAGATAACTCGGACAAATCAGGCTCCTCCTCCCCCGGAGTCGCTACGGTGTCCGAGAAGGAGGAGCCCCTATGACTCTCACGACCTATCTCGCTCAGCTCGGCAATCGCCGCGATCCCCGCACCGGTGCGATCAGCATGCCGATCCACATGTCGACGACGTTCGAGCATCCGGAGCTGGGCCGATCAACGGGCTTCGATTACACGAGGACGAACAATCCGACCAGGCAGGTCCTCGAGGAGGGCCTCGCCGTTCTCGAGGGCGGCACCCACGCGGTCGCCACGAGCTCGGGCATGGCCGCCATCCAGCTCGTCTTCGGCCTCTACCCCGCGGGATCGCGGTTCCTCGTCACACGGGACGTATACGGCGGCTCCTACCGGTACTTCCGCCACCTCGAAGACTCGGGGCAGGCGACATTCGGCTTCTTCGACACGTGCGAGGAGCTGGAGTCCGTTCTCACCGACGAGGTGACGGCGGTCTTCATCGAGACACCGACGAACCCGCTCATGAAGGAGATCAGCATCAGGCGTGTCGCTGAGCTCGCCTCGCGGGTCGGTGCGCACACGATCGTCGACAACACATTCTTCACGCCGCTGCGCCAGAAGCCGCTCGACGAGGGTGCCACCATCTCACTCCATTCGGCGACCAAGTACCTGACCGGCCACAACGACCTGCTCGCCGGAGCCGTCATCACGGGCGATGAAGAGCTGGGCGAAAGACTTCGCTGGTTGGCGAACACGACCGGGCCGACGCTGTCGGCCTTCGACTCCTGGCTGTTCGTGCGCTCGCTCAAGACTCTCGCGGTCCGTCTCGACCGTCAGGAGGCGACGGCCCGCGAGGTCGCCGCCGCCCTCGCCGAGCATCCTGGCGTGAGTGAGATCTTCTACCCCGGCCGCGGCGCCATGATCTCGTTCACCGTGCAGGATCGTAGCCGGATCGGCGCGATCCTCACGGGGCTGACCGTCTTCACCTACGCCGAGAGCCTCGGCGGGGTCGAGAGCCTCATCACCCATCCCGTCACCCAGACGCACGCGGACATCCCGGTTGAGATCAGGGAGGCCTACGGTCTGAGCGACGACCTGCTGCGTCTGTCGATCGGGCTTGAGGATCCTCGATGTCTCATCGAGGATCTCGACCGCGCACTATCGCTGTAGAGGGCTCGTTCCCGCCACTGTCGCTGCAGCGGGAACATGCCCGCCGGTCAGCCGAGCCCGAGCCTGTCGAGCTCGGCCCGCAGTGCCCTGAAGGCGTGGCCGCGGTGGGAGATGGCATTCTTCTGCTCCGCGGACAGTTCGGCGGCGCTGAGCTCATGGCCGTCGGGCAGGAAGATCGGGTCGTACCCGAACCCGCCCTCGCCGCGCGGCTCGCGCAGGAGCTGTCCCCTCAT
This is a stretch of genomic DNA from Flaviflexus salsibiostraticola. It encodes these proteins:
- a CDS encoding PLP-dependent transferase — its product is MTLTTYLAQLGNRRDPRTGAISMPIHMSTTFEHPELGRSTGFDYTRTNNPTRQVLEEGLAVLEGGTHAVATSSGMAAIQLVFGLYPAGSRFLVTRDVYGGSYRYFRHLEDSGQATFGFFDTCEELESVLTDEVTAVFIETPTNPLMKEISIRRVAELASRVGAHTIVDNTFFTPLRQKPLDEGATISLHSATKYLTGHNDLLAGAVITGDEELGERLRWLANTTGPTLSAFDSWLFVRSLKTLAVRLDRQEATAREVAAALAEHPGVSEIFYPGRGAMISFTVQDRSRIGAILTGLTVFTYAESLGGVESLITHPVTQTHADIPVEIREAYGLSDDLLRLSIGLEDPRCLIEDLDRALSL
- the pntB gene encoding Re/Si-specific NAD(P)(+) transhydrogenase subunit beta, encoding MDAQNFVVLAYLVAALFFINALRGLSKYETAQSGNTSGAIGMGIALVATIWLALDSDPARGVAITLILILAALAIGAVVGLRVAKKVEMTEMPQLIALLHSFVGLAAVLVGFNTFITSAGESGPGHAFHMGEIFLGIFIGAVTFTGSIIAYLKLSAKMKSSALTLPGRNLLNLAAVLVSVGLMVWFMNTATLGEGLVPLIIMTVIALGLGLHLVAAIGGGDMPVVVSMLNSYSGWAAAAAGFMLSNDLLIITGALVGSSGAFLSYIMCKAMNRSFISVILGGFGQPTAAAAERDYGTHTETTADEVASMLANAKKVVITPGYGMAVAQAQYPVADMTKRLRESGVDVTFGIHPVAGRLPGHMNVLLAEAKVPYDVVYELDEINEEFSDVDVVLVIGANDTVNPAAEEPGSPIEGMPVLKVWEAKNVIVFKRSMGNAGYAGVENPLFFAENTQMLLGDAKASVDSINAELTVSATS
- a CDS encoding protein-L-isoaspartate O-methyltransferase family protein, whose translation is MSERHRVIEAMTRRDRTRFLPEHARRSAGLDYPISIGHGQTNSQPSTVADMMVLLDVRPGHHVLDVGSGSGWSTAILGDLVGPTGTVTGTEIVPQLVERARSVLAEESMPWVTIHDADPEGLGWPELAPYDRILVSAEAARLPMALVDQLAVGGIMVIPVAGTMLRIVRRTDGPQVTEHGLYRFVPLIGS
- a CDS encoding acylphosphatase; the protein is MRAAEATITGRVQGVGYRFAAVRRARELGLRGWVRNARDGTVRALIIGDDSAVAQMLDWCSSGPPAALVANVHAVERHPSDYADVTDFDLLP
- a CDS encoding DUF3054 domain-containing protein; amino-acid sequence: MRAFLADLALTAAFVAVGLASHDGALADYPLTALPFIIALVAAWAIPRVWREPASLASGAIVWSVTTAGGLGLRALMGDGLSGAFPIVTALVLATLLLGWRIAARVVERHSTGDPHSHQGR
- a CDS encoding DUF4916 domain-containing protein; protein product: MSDIASGDMGPWLSPEELEFVRRRVPLVYVDIVPIRTDEVGRLESIGLLLEAQNDGISRALVSGRVLYHESIREAIARHLEKDLGPMSLPQLPSTITPFTVAEYFPTPGSDKFDERHHAVSMCYIVPVMGECDPAADTLDVTWFSPGDVRTPELQAEMNESHAQILRQALAHMSAL